The segment acccctccccctcagtcacacagacccctccccctcagtcacacagacccctcccctcagtcacacagacccctccccctcagtcgcacagacccctccccctcagtcacacagacccctccccctcagttacacagacccctccccctcagtcacacagacccctccccctcagttacacagacccctccccctcagtcacacagacccctccccctcagtcacacagacccctccccctcagtcacacagactccacacCCTCAgttacacagacccctccccctctgtcacacagacccctccccctcagtcacacagacccctccccctcagtcacacagacccctccccctcagtcacacagacccctccccctctgtcacacagacccctccccctcacacgtcacacagacccctccccccttCGACgtcacacacagacccctccccctcctcactcggTCACTATGACGACGCTGGGGATGTTCGGGCCGAACGTGCTGCTGCTGCCGGGCTCGGAGCCGCTGTCCCCGGAGGGGCTGGGACTGGGCCTGGGCGGCCTGGGACTGGGCCTGCCGCTGGGCCTGGGGCTGCCACTGGGCCTGGGCCTGCCGCTGGGCGAGCTGCCGCCCGGCCCCGCCGCCTCTGTCCCCTCGCAGGCCCCGGGCCCCGGCACCACACTGGCTCTCCGCCACCACCTGGgctccaacatcagcgtcctcaagaCCCTCAACCTGCGCTTCCGCTGCTTCCTGGCCCGCGTCCACGAGCTCGAGCGCCGCAACCGGCTGCTGGAGAAGCAGCTGCTCGAGGCCGCCGCCCCGCCCCGGGCCCGCACCCGCTCGCAGGCCGTGCAGACCGCCTTCCCCCCGGCCGCCGGGCCCAATCTAGGCCGCGGCTCCAGCTCCGCCGCAGGGCCGTCCGCGGCCTCCAGCTCCGCCGCAGGGCCGTCCGCGGCCTCCAGCTCCGCCGCAGGGCCGTCCGCGGCCTCCAGCTCCGCCCCGGCGCCATCCTCCGCCACAGGGCCGTCCGCGGCCTCCAGCTCCGCCACAGGGCCGCCCGCGGCCTCCAGCTCCGCCCCGGCGCCATCCTCCGCCGCAGGACCGTCCGCGGCCTCCAGCTCCGCCACAGGGCCGCCCGCGGCCTCCAGCTCCGCCCCGGCGCCATCCTCCGCCGCAGGGCCGTCCGCGGACTCCAGCTCGGCCCCGGGACCGTCCGCGGCCCCCAGCTCCGCCCCGGGGCCATCCTCCGCCCTGGGGCCACCAGAGGTTGCCCCCTCCACCACAGGACCGTCCGCGGCCTGCAGCTCCGCCCCGGGGCCACCAGAGGCTGCCACCTCCGCCACAGGGCCGCCCACGGCCTCCACCTCCGCCACAGGgccgtcctcctcttccacctccgtaCTGGGGTCTTccgctgcctccccctccccccttaagCCTCAGTTCTCCCCAGTGGGATCTTCCTCTGCCTCCCCTTCCCTGGGGCCGTCCACCCCTCGGCCTCAGCTACCCTCCCTGggaacttcctcctcctcctcctccccctccctggcctccccctcctcctcctctcggcCTCAGTTCGCCTCTGTGGGCTCCTCCTGTGCCTGTTCCTCCTCCCTCCGACCtcagctctcctccccctcctcctccttccgacCTCCCTTCCCCTCCGCCAgggcttcctcttcctcctcctcctcctcctccccctcggcGTTCCGGCCTCAGCTCTCCTTGGGGGGGTCTGCCTCCGCATCCCCCGGTCTCTGGGCTTACAGCCAGCCTCGCGGCTCGGGGCTGGCTCCCCCCTTCCCTGGGCCGGGTAGCATCGCGGCCACGGGGCCTCCCCCGCCGTGGGGGCCGTGGCAGCGGCGGACAGCAGGGGTGATGCAAGGAACGCGGCCGGACGGGGTGGGTGTGCAGATCGACACCATTACCCCTGAGATCCGGGCCCTCTACAATGTGCTGGCCAAGGTGAAGCGGGAACGGGACGAGCTGAAACACAGGTAGGAGGTGGGGTGATCTATAGAGGAGTCTTTGTATGAGAGGTTTGAGGGGTATTGGGGGGGTTCGAGGGCCAGGGGGGTCATTGTAGGGGAGGTTCGAGGGGTATTGGGGGGTTTGAGGGGCAGGAGATCTTTGTGTGGGATTTTGAGGGGTTGGGGGTTGTAGGGTATTCGAAGGGGTCGAAGGGCAGTGGGTCTGTGTATGGGGGGttcgaggggcagtgggtctgtatgGGGGGttcgaggggcagtgggtctgtgtaTGGGGGGttcgaggggcagtgggtctgtgtaTGGGGGGGTttcgaggggcagtgggtctgtgtaTAGGGGGGttcgaggggcagtgggtctgtgtaTGGGGGGTTCGAGGGGTAATGACGGAGGTTCGAGGAGATGGTGTCACTATGAGGGACTGGGCGATGATGTACTGGGCGTTGATGGTCTCGTCTTGGGAGTCGGTGGACATTGAGGTCGAGGAACAGGGATATCAATCACGACATTCAGTCGGAGAAAACGGCGGGGGTTTAAAAGCCAGTAACACGGCACGGATTGAATTCTGTAAACACACAGGCCTAGGAAT is part of the Pristiophorus japonicus isolate sPriJap1 unplaced genomic scaffold, sPriJap1.hap1 HAP1_SCAFFOLD_1090, whole genome shotgun sequence genome and harbors:
- the LOC139241499 gene encoding non-homologous end joining factor IFFO1-like isoform X2, with amino-acid sequence MTTLGMFGPNVLLLPGSEPLSPEGLGLGLGGLGLGLPLGLGLPLGLGLPLGELPPGPAASVPSQAPGPGTTLALRHHLGSNISVLKTLNLRFRCFLARVHELERRNRLLEKQLLEAAAPPRARTRSQAVQTAFPPAAGPNLGRGSSSAAGPSAASSSAAGPSAASSSAAGPSAASSSAPAPSSATGPSAASSSATGPPAASSSAPAPSSAAGPSAASSSATGPPAASSSAPAPSSAAGPSADSSSAPGPSAAPSSAPGPSSALGPPEVAPSTTGPSAACSSAPGPPEAATSATGPPTASTSATGPSSSSTSVLGSSAASPSPLKPQFSPVGSSSASPSLGPSTPRPQLPSLGTSSSSSSPSLASPSSSSRPQFASVGSSCACSSSLRPQLSSPSSSFRPPFPSARASSSSSSSSSPSAFRPQLSLGGSASASPGLWAYSQPRGSGLAPPFPGPGSIAATGPPPPWGPWQRRTAGVMQGTRPDGVGVQIDTITPEIRALYNVLAKVKRERDELKHRWEQEYLLRVELQDRIGTLEENLSDLDSKIQEKAMRVDMDICRRIDITAKLCDVAQQRNCEDMIQMFQVPSLGRKKDRKPVNEEETSLTESEVSRKLGDEDEEEDQSTSANINQEMQRMLNQL
- the LOC139241499 gene encoding non-homologous end joining factor IFFO1-like isoform X1, giving the protein MTTLGMFGPNVLLLPGSEPLSPEGLGLGLGGLGLGLPLGLGLPLGLGLPLGELPPGPAASVPSQAPGPGTTLALRHHLGSNISVLKTLNLRFRCFLARVHELERRNRLLEKQLLEAAAPPRARTRSQAVQTAFPPAAGPNLGRGSSSAAGPSAASSSAAGPSAASSSAAGPSAASSSAPAPSSATGPSAASSSATGPPAASSSAPAPSSAAGPSAASSSATGPPAASSSAPAPSSAAGPSADSSSAPGPSAAPSSAPGPSSALGPPEVAPSTTGPSAACSSAPGPPEAATSATGPPTASTSATGPSSSSTSVLGSSAASPSPLKPQFSPVGSSSASPSLGPSTPRPQLPSLGTSSSSSSPSLASPSSSSRPQFASVGSSCACSSSLRPQLSSPSSSFRPPFPSARASSSSSSSSSPSAFRPQLSLGGSASASPGLWAYSQPRGSGLAPPFPGPGSIAATGPPPPWGPWQRRTAGVMQGTRPDGVGVQIDTITPEIRALYNVLAKVKRERDELKHRWEQEYLLRVELQDRIGTLEEESQQAEAEQDELVLKVQQLKAELVVFKGLMSNNLSDLDSKIQEKAMRVDMDICRRIDITAKLCDVAQQRNCEDMIQMFQVPSLGRKKDRKPVNEEETSLTESEVSRKLGDEDEEEDQSTSANINQEMQRMLNQL